From Chlorocebus sabaeus isolate Y175 chromosome 15, mChlSab1.0.hap1, whole genome shotgun sequence, the proteins below share one genomic window:
- the KCNMB3 gene encoding calcium-activated potassium channel subunit beta-3 isoform X2, with the protein MTAFPASGKKRETDYSDGDPLDVHKRLSSSAGEDRAMLLGFAMMGFSVLMFFLLGTTILKPFMLSAQREESTCTAIHTDIMDHWLDCAFTCGVHCRGQGKYQCLQVLVNLTHSGQKALLHYNEEAVQINPKCFYTLKCHQDRNDLLNSALDIKEFFNHKNGTPFSCFYSPDSQSEDVILIKKYDQMAIFHCLFWPSLTLLGGALIVGMVRLTQHLSLLCEKYSTVVRDEVGGKLLYIEQHQFKLWSMRRSKGRSREILRLWPN; encoded by the exons AT GACAGCCTTTCCTGCctcagggaagaagagagagacagactacAGTGATGGAGACCCACTGGATGTGCACAAGAGGCTGTCGTCCAGTGCTGGAGAGGACCGAGCCATGCTGCTGGGGTTTGCCATGATGGGCTTCTCAGTCCTAATGTTCTTCTTGCTTGGAACAACCATTCTAAAGCCTTTTATGCTCAG TGCTCAGAGAGAAGAATCGACCTGCACTGCCATCCACACAGATATCATGGACCACTGGCTGGACTGTGCCTTCACCTGTGGTGTACACTGCCGCGGTCAGGGGAAGTACCAGTGTCTTCAGGTGTTGGTGAACCTCACCCATTCAGGTCAGAAAGCTCTCCTACATTATAATGAAGAGGCTGTCCAGATAAATCCCAAG TGCTTTTACACACTTAAGTGCCACCAAGATAGAAATGATTTGCTCAACAGTGCTCTGGACATAAAGGAATTCTTCAATCACAAAAATGGAACCCCCTTTTCATGCTTCTACAGTCCAGACAGCCAATCTGAAGATGTCATTCTTATAAAAAAGTATGACCAAATGGCTATCTTCCACTGTTTATTTTGGCCTTCACTGACTCTGCTAGGTGGTGCCCTGATTGTTGGCATGGTGAGATTAACACAACATCTGTCCTTACTGTGTGAAAAATATAGCACTGTAGTCAGAGATGAGGTAGGTGGAAAATTACTGTATATAGAACAGCATCAGTTCAAACTGTGGAGTATGAGGAGGAGCAAAGGAAGGAGCAGAGAAATCTTAAGACTGTGGCCAAATTAA
- the KCNMB3 gene encoding calcium-activated potassium channel subunit beta-3 isoform X3, with product MDLSPSSELGFHCVAFILLTRHRTAFPASGKKRETDYSDGDPLDVHKRLSSSAGEDRAMLLGFAMMGFSVLMFFLLGTTILKPFMLSAQREESTCTAIHTDIMDHWLDCAFTCGVHCRGQGKYQCLQVLVNLTHSGQKALLHYNEEAVQINPKCFYTLKCHQDRNDLLNSALDIKEFFNHKNGTPFSCFYSPDSQSEDVILIKKYDQMAIFHCLFWPSLTLLGGALIVGMVRLTQHLSLLCEKYSTVVRDEVGGKLLYIEQHQFKLWSMRRSKGRSREILRLWPN from the exons ATGGACTTGTCACCAAGCTCTGAACTGGGATTTCATTGTGTTGCGTTCATCCTGCTCACAAGACACAG GACAGCCTTTCCTGCctcagggaagaagagagagacagactacAGTGATGGAGACCCACTGGATGTGCACAAGAGGCTGTCGTCCAGTGCTGGAGAGGACCGAGCCATGCTGCTGGGGTTTGCCATGATGGGCTTCTCAGTCCTAATGTTCTTCTTGCTTGGAACAACCATTCTAAAGCCTTTTATGCTCAG TGCTCAGAGAGAAGAATCGACCTGCACTGCCATCCACACAGATATCATGGACCACTGGCTGGACTGTGCCTTCACCTGTGGTGTACACTGCCGCGGTCAGGGGAAGTACCAGTGTCTTCAGGTGTTGGTGAACCTCACCCATTCAGGTCAGAAAGCTCTCCTACATTATAATGAAGAGGCTGTCCAGATAAATCCCAAG TGCTTTTACACACTTAAGTGCCACCAAGATAGAAATGATTTGCTCAACAGTGCTCTGGACATAAAGGAATTCTTCAATCACAAAAATGGAACCCCCTTTTCATGCTTCTACAGTCCAGACAGCCAATCTGAAGATGTCATTCTTATAAAAAAGTATGACCAAATGGCTATCTTCCACTGTTTATTTTGGCCTTCACTGACTCTGCTAGGTGGTGCCCTGATTGTTGGCATGGTGAGATTAACACAACATCTGTCCTTACTGTGTGAAAAATATAGCACTGTAGTCAGAGATGAGGTAGGTGGAAAATTACTGTATATAGAACAGCATCAGTTCAAACTGTGGAGTATGAGGAGGAGCAAAGGAAGGAGCAGAGAAATCTTAAGACTGTGGCCAAATTAA
- the KCNMB3 gene encoding calcium-activated potassium channel subunit beta-3 isoform X1, whose product MQPFSIPVQITLQGSRRRQGRTAFPASGKKRETDYSDGDPLDVHKRLSSSAGEDRAMLLGFAMMGFSVLMFFLLGTTILKPFMLSAQREESTCTAIHTDIMDHWLDCAFTCGVHCRGQGKYQCLQVLVNLTHSGQKALLHYNEEAVQINPKCFYTLKCHQDRNDLLNSALDIKEFFNHKNGTPFSCFYSPDSQSEDVILIKKYDQMAIFHCLFWPSLTLLGGALIVGMVRLTQHLSLLCEKYSTVVRDEVGGKLLYIEQHQFKLWSMRRSKGRSREILRLWPN is encoded by the exons GACAGCCTTTCCTGCctcagggaagaagagagagacagactacAGTGATGGAGACCCACTGGATGTGCACAAGAGGCTGTCGTCCAGTGCTGGAGAGGACCGAGCCATGCTGCTGGGGTTTGCCATGATGGGCTTCTCAGTCCTAATGTTCTTCTTGCTTGGAACAACCATTCTAAAGCCTTTTATGCTCAG TGCTCAGAGAGAAGAATCGACCTGCACTGCCATCCACACAGATATCATGGACCACTGGCTGGACTGTGCCTTCACCTGTGGTGTACACTGCCGCGGTCAGGGGAAGTACCAGTGTCTTCAGGTGTTGGTGAACCTCACCCATTCAGGTCAGAAAGCTCTCCTACATTATAATGAAGAGGCTGTCCAGATAAATCCCAAG TGCTTTTACACACTTAAGTGCCACCAAGATAGAAATGATTTGCTCAACAGTGCTCTGGACATAAAGGAATTCTTCAATCACAAAAATGGAACCCCCTTTTCATGCTTCTACAGTCCAGACAGCCAATCTGAAGATGTCATTCTTATAAAAAAGTATGACCAAATGGCTATCTTCCACTGTTTATTTTGGCCTTCACTGACTCTGCTAGGTGGTGCCCTGATTGTTGGCATGGTGAGATTAACACAACATCTGTCCTTACTGTGTGAAAAATATAGCACTGTAGTCAGAGATGAGGTAGGTGGAAAATTACTGTATATAGAACAGCATCAGTTCAAACTGTGGAGTATGAGGAGGAGCAAAGGAAGGAGCAGAGAAATCTTAAGACTGTGGCCAAATTAA